The Diaminobutyricimonas aerilata nucleotide sequence TTCCATCGTGTTGAGGACGTCGACGACGACATCCGCGCCGTCCATGGCTGCGCCCAGGCCTTCGCCGGTCACAGCGTCGACGCCGGTCGAGCGGGAGCCCGCAATCACGTCCTCTCCGAGGTCTCGCAGTCTGGCCGCGAGGCGGGTGCCGACGTGCCCATTGCCGCCGACGATCAGGATCTTCATGGATGTCCTTTCCGGTCGGCAGATCACCGCCCGTAATAGTGACGACACGGGTCGCGGATTGTGAGGTCAGCTCCTGACGGCCCACGCAGTCAGCTTCCGGGGGTTGGCCTGCAACCACACGTCGGTGATGCGACCCTCACGGACCTGGACGTTCACGACGCCACGGAGCTGATCGCCGTACACCGCCGTGAAAGCGAGGCCGTCTCCGGTGCGGTGCTCCTGCAATGCCAACTCCGGCTGCTTCTGGAAGACGCCGACCAGGAAGCGGGCGACGTTCGACATGCCGAGGACCGGACGGCGTGCTGCGTTGACAACGCCGCCCCCGTCGACCCGTAACGTGACCGAGGGATCGAGCAGGTGCGTCAAGGTCGTGAGATCGCCCTGTGTAACGGCCTGCGCGAAGGCGCGCATCACAGCATCATGCTCGTGCGTATTCCGCGGCCGGGCGTCGTGCGCACGAACACGGCGGCGCGCCGACGTCGCAAGTTGCCGCACCGCCGCCGAACTGCGACCGACGATGGTGGCGATCTCATCGAACGGCACCGCGAACACGTCGTGCAGTACGAAGGCGACGCGCTCCGCAGGCGTCATCGTCTCCATCACGATCAGCATCGCGGTGCTGACCTCCTCGTCGAGCGAA carries:
- the sigJ gene encoding RNA polymerase sigma factor SigJ — protein: MTHSTSGRGRPPKPARHHLPDVFDERRRLVAIGYRMLGTLAEAEDAVQETYVRWYRMTDAERAAIANPQGWLTRVMSRVCLDVLGSARARRERYVGEWLPEPIPADLFSLPGRSVSRAPSADPLDSISLDEEVSTAMLIVMETMTPAERVAFVLHDVFAVPFDEIATIVGRSSAAVRQLATSARRRVRAHDARPRNTHEHDAVMRAFAQAVTQGDLTTLTHLLDPSVTLRVDGGGVVNAARRPVLGMSNVARFLVGVFQKQPELALQEHRTGDGLAFTAVYGDQLRGVVNVQVREGRITDVWLQANPRKLTAWAVRS